Sequence from the Trichoplusia ni isolate ovarian cell line Hi5 chromosome 23 unlocalized genomic scaffold, tn1 tig00003606_group22, whole genome shotgun sequence genome:
agtattaaaattattccagAAAACATGGAATGCACTGCAGTGACACATTTACCCTTCACGATGACGGACGTGGCAGCAAACACTATGCTATACATGATAGCCGGCTATGAGACTTCGGCCACAACCGGGCAATTCGCAGCCTACCAGTTAGCCTTGAACCCTGAGGTCCAAGCCAAAGCTCGGGAGGAGGTTCTCAGGGTACTGGCTAAACACAACGGGGAATGCACGTACGAAGCACAAAACGAAATGGGATATCTAAATATGGTTCTAGACGGTGAGTTATTTCAGCAATGTATGTAGATTGCGCGAATCAGAACAGCAAATATACGTAAGCATTATTTGTTAAGCCTACTGTTTttctatttacataatataacgAAATCTAACCTTATAGAACTTTGCAATATCTTTTTTTTGTCATTGCCCGGTTTttaatcattgtattttattgttagcaTATTTCACGATTACTAAATATAGTCACAAAAATAACGACCTCTTTGGTCCGATGATCGACGAGGTCAACCAATGCCAATAAAGCATTTGCTTCTGGTTCATCTGACTTAAACCTTTCCTGATAAAGTATGGTCGTTTTTGAACATCTAGACAATTATGGAATATGAAGCAAAGACATAAGAAGCACTCTGAATAAtacgacaaaataaataatttacatcgaGTTCAAATAACTGAAAACTATGAATATAACACTCCACTTACTAAAATCCAGTGaatattaaattcttctttGCAGAAACAATGCGGATACATCCGTCGATGCGGGCATTGTTCAGACGATGCAACAGAGACTACAAGTTGCCCAACAGTGACCTTGTCATAGAGAAAGGCACGATGGTGTTCATCCCAACGCATGCCATACATATGGACCCGGATATCTTCCCGGATCCGGATAAGTTCGACCCAGAACGATTTGCCCCGGAAAGAAAAGCGAAGATGCATCCGTGTCACTGGATGCCTTTTGGAGAAGGACCCAAAAAGTGTTTAGGTGGGTATCGTATTgtagcttatttattttatttgcagtttgcttcgatgaatttaaaatagataaataatccccTTTTCTCGTTTTAAGGACGAACACTTGATCACGTATTTTAACATGGCCTGGTAATTTGCGaatttggtaaaattttaaGGAGAATCTACTAAGTTTTGTAGAGATCTTACCTTTAAGAAAATTGTGCAATTCTTAATCAATAATGTTGTGCATCTATTGCTGTTGTTCTTGACCTGCGTAGTAAAACATTCCACTGAAGATTCAACTCACGTAGGTAGCCCGTACCTAGATATACATGCAATTGTGATGAAATAgattatagtaaaatataaattttcctaTATTTGTTTACACTCTGTGtctatatttctttttgtaatgtcCTGTCGCAGGTCTGTTGGCAGAAATTCCTAAAGAAATAATCAGTACTTTTGTAACTactgtattttcatttttatatttgttttatttttgtatattgtgtgtacataaataaataaaagcccAGATCAaatagaacataaaataaaattattaattattggcTGTCTAATAAAGGTAGGTAGACGGTGTTAACTAACtaaaattacgattttatttacataacacaGTTGAAAGTCACCGTTTATTGACCTCAacgtattatataaatatgaacgacaacttttatatttactaacaAGAAATTACATCAAAACTTTTAGTGGTCTTGAATGAAGAGTAAAAAGAAGTGTtaacaattatttcattaatgtaATCATCAGTCAAGGTTTGACACTGACCTTtccatttatttcaaataagatATTAATATCTCTACTTACTATTTCTTAACCAAACACTCACACTGGGTTTAATGTGTCAGGGTTACTCACTTAGATTTTCGCACTTAACTTGTGTGTATCTATACTTAAAAGTAAGGTTACCTTTTATTATGTTTGACAGCCAATCACATTCAATTATTatcgttttaataatataatgactGTTGACGCGAATGTCAATGTCCTTTAAGTAATGACAAGGCTGAATTAAACGTTCAGAGAATTAAAATTAGCAATGTTTCTACTAAAGCCTGCTAAAAAGCAAgggtttttcaattttattttcaacccaCTTCAACTGCgttatgtttgtttctttagaACTCCGGAGTAAATAAACTGATTGTGttgttattattcatttaatgggaaataattaattgtcatttggtcccataagtATCATCATGTTTGCCTTAgtactttacttttaaatcagttgtttttttttgttgttaaaaatatcgtctatacttaattaattgttttcacTTTACAATTTAAGAGagctgggccccaattctgctatttacaatggaagattaatgaatgaaatttggttaaaaatttcaattttcgtattgtcttaagaatttttctacacaatcattggaaattcagtacgggacagtacgctcaaggtcaatacaattaactttcagtaattgtattttcaaatgcttaatagaataggaataatttcaaatttaatccaactgccattcattcatcagtcgttgtaaatagcagaatcggggccctggagTTTTGTTTGCTATATGAAACTTTCGACACTAAATACCCAAACTTTTGTTAACAGGAATACGACAAGGCTACATCCAATCAAAGATGGCGTTGATCAAAGTTCTTCAGAACTACGAATTGATACTCGACCCACGGACGCCAGTgccaatgaaaataaaaagctcttcCCTAGTCTATGCCGCGGACGGAGGAGTCTGGCTCAAACTGAAAAGACTTGAGACGTAACTCACGTCGTTATTATAgttgtattgtaatattatattaattataagaatATTATGAATTAGGCGGTGAATAAATGGAAGTCAGTACGTTGCagttttgattgtttttgatTCTAAGGTCAAAGCCGGCTTGTTAATCAGACATGTGCGATTAAAGTGAAATACAATATGTAGGTAatctatatataatataataaatactatacaGCAATAATGAGAGTGGTAAGCTGCTATTATATCCCTATATCTGtcgaatatttaataataggtatatttatggAGGTATTTAACATACGTGCTTTGCCCAACTTTGATACTGTCACATTGTGCTTCATTGTCTTCTGACATATTCAGTAGATACAATTTGCTGAGGATATTATCTTTATAACTTCATTAACTTCATAACATGTAACCGTTCGAATAACATATGAAAGGTCGTAGGATCAATTCTAGGCTCGCACTAATGTCTTTTCAAATTCATGTGCGTgcattacaaagtaattatcaatTCTTAAAAACGGTGAgtgaaaatattgttagaaaACCTGAGAACTTTTCTAGGGCGTGCAAAAAGCAGTGTCCGGTAACCGGCCGTTTaaaaaactctgacaccaggttttACATCAATTGAACGAGAAGTAGAGTAGGGTAATCCTTAACCATGCATTATGTTTAACTAGCTGTAGCCTGCGGCTCCAGCCGCTACAAATGATCCCAAgaaacttaaactaaaaaacttaaaactatccaaactatctgtgtacagTATACCTATCAAGTTTCGACTTAATCTGGTCAATAGTTTTTGCGTAAacgagtaacaaacatccatacatacaaactttcgcgtttataatattactcagatataatatttatagtttcgtGGCATTCCAAGTATTTCTAAGCACTGTGTTAAGTGTAGGCAAAGCATAAGAGTTATCGCCCTTGACACCAGTGAATGGTTGTTGACTTCATTCGTTATGCAAGTTTCAGGTACTAACAACCTTGCCAGTATAAACAATTAtatcattacaaatattaacgATACAATTTTTATTCGCGATTGCCAATTAACCCTATGAAAACTAAGTTGGTTATTTTGGACTGCATACGAATTTGAATTATTAGCCGTTTGGAGTTCTTATAGAATTAAtgtagaaataattatttcatatgGCTTGGATGATATAGCGAATTGTAGTGCAGGGAGATCTTTCCGTGTTTGGATGCGATTTAGTTTCGAGATGAAACtcataaatgtttttgtctTCGAATAGTATTAATTGACAAAAATCATCATTGTGGGCGCCAGGTCACTATGCGGATTATTATAAGCTgcctattttacattttttaactattttataaacgtgaagaaaatattaaaatattattaaattacggAGTTTTAAAAAAcgtctataaataaaaagaaatgaaaacagGATTAACAGTAGTGCTGAAATCATTATATTCtgtaaattcaaaaacattgaCCACATAAGCTAGTGTGACTATGCTTATTTCTTGTTGACTACGTCTAAAAGATTTGGGGATTCGGGATTCAGCACTCATTGTTTCTCAGTCTTGTTTTTCCTTAGGACCGGTTTGCGTTTCTTTGTCAACTTCATCCTTTAGATCGGGTGAAGTGTCAGATTCGGTCTCGGTTTCTGGTTGGCTGCTGTCTCTGTCTGCTATCTTGACTCGTACGGAGCGTTTACGTTTCTTACTCTTGTCAGTTTGTACACCAATCGTTTTTAAATTCGATTTCTTTGTTTGGTTTAGTTTCTCTTCATCTAAGTCTAAAAGATTTCTCATTTCAACAGACAAGTTTAATACTGATTCTGAACGACTCTCCAGGGCCCTTGAGGTAGTAGGCTGTTCGAATTCAATTCTCTGTTTTCTAAAATCAAAAACTTCTTTAACTTTTCTTACCATACGTTCCAGGCTCACGAAACTTTCTGATTTCATTATCTCTTCAACTTCATCAGGGAAATCAAGTGTTGGGTCTTCTTGTGCACTCTCAAATGGCTTTACATCTTTCGGTTGGGATGCAACGTTTTCTCTACCGACTTGTCTGTTGATGCTTATTTGACGACTTGAAATATCGCCGACGGAGCGACTAGAAACGACACTGGTGAGAGAACCGGCCATTGAGACTGACTCTATTGGAGATTCAGGTATGACCATTGTATATAGTAAGTTATACAAGTCTCTTACTATAAATTGGTGGGCTTTCTCGACAGCTTTGTATGCTCTTAATCTCACTAGTTTCCTCTTTTCGTCAGGAACTAGCGATAGTTCGGAAATTTGTTCTTCTAGTAAGTCGGAGTGCCGGACTGTTTCCGAGTCATCAAACAACATTGTTATTTCACCTTGATCGTCGTCGCCAATATTTCTTAATAGTGATTTGCTGTAAACATCAGTGAAGCTATCTCTTTCAAAAGGATCAGGGGAGACTGTTCTAATTTGGACTTCATCCTTTTCCTAGACGAAAAAGATGATATACTCGTATAATGTCTAGATTATTGTTTCCGTACATCTATTATGTATCTTTAACTTACCAGAATTTTCTCGACATCTCCGTGAAGTCGTACGTGGACGCAAACAAGTTGGAAGTCTACGGCGAGTAGGACGCGCACCAGGGCGAGCAGTGCGGAGAGCAGCCAGCAGGCGGTGTGCAGCCAGGCCGACAGGATCGTCAGGCGGGTGGCTTGGTACACGCCTCGGATGCGACGCTCATATGTCAGGGTCGCCACATTCACAGTATACGTACACCTGTTTACATTCATTGATTAAATATCATGATaaaatgtatacatattttcctctgaattatttatttcaaattatttgatgACTGATTGTCACACAAAAAGTAGGTATCAACTTTAAAATGTCTGTCGTTTCAAGAAAGTATTTTCTGAAGTCCTTAGTAAGGAACCTAAGCCaaaccggttaagtgcgagttggacgcacgacatcaaatttatgaccgtaccaatcGTCGCTTAACCTCATATAGTGACAATATAAACTGTCCAGGTTTTATGGTTTACGAGATAAAGTCTTAGACAGACGTACAGTAGATAATAGGGATCCGTGTTTAGTCTTTCCGTacgaaccctaaaaaaataagtaagttttaTACTGTATACCATATGATAACGTACGTTGAACTCCCAGTGATTTCTCCGAGTTTAAGACAAAGTTCTTGTAGGCCATAGTGGGTGACGGCGGACGAGTAAATACAGAGACCACCCATCGCCAGAGAGAACACGAACACTGGCGGCAGCACTCGCCACGGACGCTGCaacctatattatttaatgtaaagtAAGTTTTACCGGCGACTCCGTTCAAAACGACTGCCAGAAAAGAACTGAAGCTAGATTTCATCTCCTTAAGTAGGCAAACTCAAGggatttaaaaagttattatatatattctatattactatttattattatatatattctggcttattattatatatatactcTCATTTTCGTTTATCGCTTTCAACCATACAAGAAATGCTGCCATTTGAtagatttttcttaaaactaacGCATTAAGTAACTAAGCCTTGTGTTAGcgccacaaacattcaagtcacatgcacaaagatacccagaatTGGGGCTAGTATTCATGGAGCACaaaaacgtttgtcctacgcggggatcgcaaccgcgacacttcgcgctcagtgggtttggcatggtgacctcaaccagtcgCGCAGTTGGTATTGAATACCTATGTAAGATGTTACTCGCCCTGTCAAGGTCCTACTGCCCGTGGAACACATAAGGAACATGGTGGTCCACACTAAGCCGAAGATACCCGACACCAGCGGCACGTACGTCGGCAGGGAACACGTGCTCTTCTCAACCCATTGAGTGCTCAGGAAGTCCACTGGCACTATTAGAAGGAAAAggaaagaaaactatttttattcttactttcaaataattaggagctcgtggctaagctataactgctcaagctgatcgatcacaggttaagctacgcttgatacggtcggtccgtggatgagTGACCACATATGTCATGATGaattcttccgtgtttcggcaGGCACGTCAACTTGAGGGTCTCGCCGGCTATATCTACATCTTTGActgtcgttacgggtagttagaagggAGAACGTCTGACAATTGATAAGTGTTAGCGTGTTGGCCAGGTTACTAGAGTCTGAATAATGGTTCTATTTCAAGTTACAGAAGTTTGTTTCGCACTAAGGTTTAGTTTTGGTTGCACGTGCGAATGGATACGCTTGAAAACTATGTGACTTGGCTGCATCCGCTTAGACTAGATGCCGATCCAAAAATTGTGATCGGCATCTCATTTAGTCCTTAGCCTAAATCGATTTTGTTGTATGCAAACATCCATAGAATCCTTAAAACTTTTGCCAAAAATCATTAACCTGTTtacctttaaaattatatctaagAACATTTATAATGAGAATTACTCATTCGCTTATATTGGGAAAATTTACCGTGAGCGTAAATTACTAACTGTCAGCAAGATCCTTGCTAGATGGTATGAACTCATAGATGACGTTATGCCGCAATGACGTCAACGAGAGTAGCTTGGGGAACAAGACGCATTTCTCATCGAACAGGTACATCAGCATGTGAAAGCAAAACGTGCAGAACGAGCCGAACACGAAGGCCAGGAAGAACAGCAGGAGGTGGGCGCCTGAGGAACAGACAACCAGACAATGTTACACCACATCAGGATAGAGAACAAgcatagaaaactttaaatgtatggtAGATGTTCCATTTCGGCTTGAGAGCTTTAGCGCTCCTGTTCATGATCTTTAGCGTGAAGGGTCCAGTGTAGTGTATagtgatataatattatgtaataaaaaacgaTGATAGAAATAAGTAGAGAAAAATATGATGTCTTTTTTGCTAAACTGTATGTGGTGTGCTCAATGGAGAGGACAAGTTTTCTTTACAAAGTTAAACATAGGTACATCTGATTATCCATTACaatattaagttattgaagTTAGGCAGTCAACCTGACAAACCAATATTGGCAAATGAGTTCACCTGCCAACACTGACTTGTTAGGTTGATTAATCCTGAATAACTCGTAGAGGATACACATATACGGTTGCTAATTACGCTGCACCAGACATCGGCCAAAAGCTGCAAGTATAGTATTGATTAATCTATCTTGTTGCCACTACATAGATAGCTAGtacattaaactaaaacttgcaatttaaaaatattgtattgattgACAATACGAGGGTTTGAAAGTAACTTCTCGACAAAGATAGTATCAAATCGCACCTTTCCAAACTCCATTGATATCAGATTCACTTCTCTCGATCAATCTAAATTCGTTAAATAATGGGACCCTGTTCATTTTAACTagttaatcttttttaaattcatgttttataataatatagaattaTTGACAGCTTATTTCAGGGTGACTTTTACGCTGTAATTGTAGAAAGATTATTTTCTAAAGAGGTGCATATTAGTTCATATTGCACTGTGGTGGATAAAAGAGCAAAAAAAGTATTGTACaagaattaattcaaataattttacctgcctaattttcattatttggtTTGACTTGTATGATCGCACAGAGATA
This genomic interval carries:
- the LOC113506727 gene encoding uncharacterized protein LOC113506727, whose translation is MNRVPLFNEFRLIERSESDINGVWKGAHLLLFFLAFVFGSFCTFCFHMLMYLFDEKCVLFPKLLSLTSLRHNVIYEFIPSSKDLADMPVDFLSTQWVEKSTCSLPTYVPLVSGIFGLVWTTMFLMCSTGSRTLTGLQRPWRVLPPVFVFSLAMGGLCIYSSAVTHYGLQELCLKLGEITGSSTCTYTVNVATLTYERRIRGVYQATRLTILSAWLHTACWLLSALLALVRVLLAVDFQLVCVHVRLHGDVEKILEKDEVQIRTVSPDPFERDSFTDVYSKSLLRNIGDDDQGEITMLFDDSETVRHSDLLEEQISELSLVPDEKRKLVRLRAYKAVEKAHQFIVRDLYNLLYTMVIPESPIESVSMAGSLTSVVSSRSVGDISSRQISINRQVGRENVASQPKDVKPFESAQEDPTLDFPDEVEEIMKSESFVSLERMVRKVKEVFDFRKQRIEFEQPTTSRALESRSESVLNLSVEMRNLLDLDEEKLNQTKKSNLKTIGVQTDKSKKRKRSVRVKIADRDSSQPETETESDTSPDLKDEVDKETQTGPKEKQD